The Sphingobacterium bambusae genome includes a window with the following:
- a CDS encoding S41 family peptidase — protein sequence MEMNRKATGLLVGMIGLALSLQAQMNPKYKFEEAMKLIQENYVDQVNEEHLVDAAIKAMIADLDPHSHYTSREEAEAMREAMSGSFAGIGIQFLKNQDQTFITVVNPDGPAMRSGIRVGDEIVRIDGEAIAGEQWGNREIMQKLRGDKDVAVLLDVRSPGSTEIKTITIVRENILEKSVRESYMVDQEIGYIALSIFNRTTRPEIDAALKKLKEQGMKKLILDLQSNGGGYVESAIGVADEFLPKEKIVFYSVPNEGGKDYYFTGGFGQFYDGELVVLIDESTASSSEIVTGALQDWDRAVIIGRRSFGKGLMQKPVPLSDGSEMQLTGARYYTPSGRSIQKPYSKGKDDYFQDFNRRMASKELLEGGHVQFPDSLKYNTLTNKRVVYGGGGIMPDRFVPIDTNEYSAWMAKLMNDGIVAKGGFEFVQQNRAALLAAYPDFDAFNKRFRIPKEVHEQLVSYARQRDVEVPAEAATSAHVAIDVELKAQIGSLLYTGGDYMARVRNEANQSFQDALLVLRDGQLYKQLLQTGTVGEKTKQKTK from the coding sequence ATGGAGATGAACAGGAAAGCGACGGGCTTGCTCGTGGGGATGATCGGTTTGGCCTTGTCTTTACAGGCACAGATGAACCCGAAGTATAAATTTGAAGAGGCCATGAAGCTGATTCAGGAGAATTATGTGGATCAAGTGAACGAGGAACACCTCGTGGATGCGGCCATCAAGGCGATGATAGCCGATCTTGATCCGCACTCGCACTACACCAGCAGGGAAGAGGCCGAGGCCATGCGCGAGGCCATGAGCGGTAGTTTTGCAGGCATTGGTATCCAATTTTTGAAAAACCAAGACCAAACGTTTATCACGGTGGTGAATCCGGATGGGCCGGCCATGCGCAGCGGCATACGGGTGGGCGACGAAATTGTGCGTATAGATGGGGAAGCGATCGCTGGCGAACAGTGGGGGAACCGGGAGATCATGCAGAAACTACGCGGTGATAAGGATGTTGCGGTGCTGCTGGATGTGCGCTCGCCGGGGAGTACGGAGATCAAGACAATCACGATTGTGCGGGAGAATATTCTCGAGAAATCGGTGCGCGAGAGCTACATGGTGGATCAGGAAATAGGTTACATCGCTCTATCGATTTTTAACCGCACAACACGGCCGGAAATTGATGCCGCGCTGAAAAAATTGAAGGAGCAGGGCATGAAAAAGCTGATTCTAGATTTGCAGAGCAATGGTGGTGGTTACGTAGAATCTGCTATTGGCGTGGCCGACGAGTTTCTGCCCAAAGAGAAGATTGTCTTTTACTCGGTACCCAACGAGGGCGGAAAAGATTACTACTTCACAGGGGGCTTTGGCCAATTCTACGATGGCGAGTTGGTGGTGTTGATCGACGAGTCGACGGCCTCTTCCAGCGAGATTGTAACGGGTGCGCTACAGGATTGGGACCGCGCGGTGATTATCGGTCGCCGTAGCTTTGGGAAGGGCCTGATGCAGAAGCCCGTGCCACTCTCTGACGGTTCGGAAATGCAATTGACGGGAGCACGTTACTATACCCCTTCTGGACGATCGATACAGAAACCGTACAGCAAGGGTAAAGACGACTATTTTCAGGACTTTAACCGTCGGATGGCTTCCAAGGAACTCTTGGAAGGCGGGCATGTGCAATTTCCGGATTCACTCAAATATAATACCTTGACCAATAAGCGGGTGGTGTATGGCGGTGGTGGCATTATGCCAGATCGCTTTGTACCCATTGATACCAATGAATACAGTGCGTGGATGGCGAAGTTGATGAACGATGGCATCGTGGCAAAAGGAGGCTTTGAATTTGTACAGCAAAACAGAGCAGCACTGTTGGCCGCCTATCCCGATTTTGACGCATTCAACAAGCGTTTTCGCATACCGAAAGAGGTACACGAGCAGCTAGTGAGTTATGCAAGGCAACGCGATGTGGAGGTGCCCGCTGAAGCAGCTACTTCGGCACATGTAGCGATCGATGTAGAGCTGAAAGCACAAATTGGATCGCTGCTTTACACTGGGGGCGATTATATGGCGCGTGTGCGTAATGAGGCAAACCAGAGCTTTCAAGATGCCTTGCTCGTGCTACGCGATGGGCAACTTTACAAGCAATTACTACAAACAGGAACAGTAGGAGAGAAAACAAAACAAAAAACAAAATAA
- a CDS encoding SusC/RagA family TonB-linked outer membrane protein: MKPKLLLLLLCLLAYAGGYAQKRVSLAQALSEVTRIYGTKFSYEEGLLKQAQVPADMQPKDKKKPIESVLKELLYPNGFLFLYVQNNYYTIIRDSRGAKDNDGDSRFWKVLSGNVKDAKGQALVGVTVLPDGYAVRNGVTTSSDGHFTIRLQEPAEALIFSYVGMEPQRRVIGSNTEINVTMGEAINLIEDVEVVSMGYTQLPKERATGSFGTISSKQIQETPTINIMERIQGLVPGVYVDPKTNAIQIRGANSFGVGATRDPLIVIDGFPMAENRDESFKLTDKSSLQGGGGAVLSQLNPNDIESITVLKDAAAASIWGAKAGNGVIVIETKKGRNKPTEVNFNSTVSVSAPADLKKLNRMTTGEYIDLERELFNKDMINDNTTYWGTMNTNAPLTESLEWMFRVKRGTATEEERDAALSRLGGIDNRGQIRDLLMQNATSQQYGVSFSGGTSKSNFFVSGNYSKDVPVFRANKGETLNLTSNLTNDLFNDRVRIATGINYNYGNSLTNTATINALSTNPQMGGLLPYDLLKDDGGSLVKKYLRYRPEVAQYFEGLGYLDWTYSPLEELETSKYNDQTHSLRMHLDVNTKLTSWANFSVMGQLQRKLDNSENIDFVDSYNMRNAINYGTTVNDDGNLVYNYPVGGNLGVRNYNGFQYTVRAQVNINKDFGNNGLVNLAFIGGSEIKENSHRSSTGNFIGFDPFTFVNSVYKPNDRYDTIDGWGASFPGNATVGKNITRALSYYSNTALSAFNSRYVVSGSIRFDDFTVVGASRAQRAQPLWSVGTKWDIKKEAFMQSANWADALALRVTYGVNGTMPFGVGSKVVITTSSDNQTGEGVATIESPANNQISWEKIKTLNLGLDYGLWDNRLQFTVDYYQKRVSDILHSLPFNPTYGWTQLTFNSATMKAHGVDLGLNANWIQRVDFRWSSMFNMGFNSNEVSDSRFEKLTNVSQLIAGSRPIVGLPVDYMYAYNWGGLDSQGRSQIKKADGSILAVDQGINTLSADDLLLVGRTTPPYVGGLFNTFNYKGISLGVRMTYELGHVIRRLSVQNYPQWNFYSGAIGMQADLAQRWQQAGDEASTNIPAIVNDGWQFNSVSRYANANELVISGSHVRLQQVDIGYVLPQHILTRTPFKSVALNGAVRNLGIIWRKNKDGVDPVYRVTDIYSSLPPATSFFFSLNASF; encoded by the coding sequence ATGAAGCCAAAATTACTCCTGCTGCTGCTCTGCCTGCTGGCATATGCCGGTGGCTATGCCCAAAAGAGGGTGAGCCTTGCACAAGCACTGAGCGAGGTGACCCGCATATACGGGACGAAATTTTCTTACGAAGAAGGCTTATTGAAACAGGCGCAGGTGCCTGCAGATATGCAACCGAAAGATAAAAAGAAACCGATTGAATCGGTGCTGAAGGAACTCTTGTATCCCAATGGATTCCTGTTTCTCTATGTGCAAAATAATTATTACACCATAATCCGCGATAGCCGTGGAGCCAAGGATAACGATGGCGACAGCCGCTTTTGGAAGGTGCTATCGGGCAATGTGAAGGATGCCAAAGGACAGGCGCTCGTTGGTGTGACGGTGCTGCCCGATGGCTATGCCGTGCGCAATGGGGTGACGACCAGCAGCGATGGACATTTTACCATACGCCTGCAGGAGCCAGCCGAGGCGCTGATTTTCTCGTATGTGGGCATGGAGCCGCAGCGTAGGGTGATCGGTAGCAACACGGAAATCAATGTAACCATGGGTGAAGCCATCAACCTGATTGAAGATGTGGAGGTGGTGTCAATGGGTTATACACAACTGCCTAAAGAAAGGGCTACAGGTTCTTTTGGTACAATCTCGTCAAAGCAAATTCAGGAAACGCCAACAATCAATATTATGGAGCGTATACAAGGATTGGTTCCCGGCGTTTACGTCGATCCCAAGACAAATGCCATTCAGATTCGCGGAGCCAACAGTTTTGGTGTGGGTGCAACGCGAGATCCCTTGATTGTTATCGATGGTTTTCCTATGGCGGAAAATAGAGACGAAAGCTTTAAACTTACTGATAAAAGTTCTTTACAAGGAGGGGGCGGCGCGGTATTATCGCAGTTAAATCCAAATGATATCGAAAGCATCACGGTGTTGAAGGATGCAGCCGCAGCCTCTATCTGGGGAGCTAAAGCTGGGAATGGTGTTATTGTGATCGAAACAAAGAAAGGACGAAATAAACCGACCGAAGTAAACTTTAATAGTACAGTGAGCGTTTCCGCGCCGGCTGATTTGAAGAAATTAAATAGGATGACCACGGGCGAATATATCGATTTGGAACGTGAGCTATTTAATAAGGATATGATTAATGATAACACCACTTATTGGGGAACAATGAACACCAATGCTCCGCTTACAGAGTCGTTGGAGTGGATGTTCCGCGTGAAGCGTGGCACAGCGACAGAAGAAGAAAGGGATGCCGCACTAAGCCGGTTGGGAGGCATAGATAACAGAGGTCAAATTAGAGATCTTTTGATGCAAAATGCAACATCCCAGCAATATGGCGTTTCTTTTTCGGGAGGAACTTCAAAAAGTAATTTTTTTGTGTCTGGTAATTATAGTAAAGACGTTCCGGTATTTCGAGCAAATAAAGGTGAAACATTAAACCTGACATCAAATTTGACGAATGATTTATTTAACGATCGCGTCAGAATTGCAACAGGAATCAATTACAATTACGGCAACTCCCTTACGAATACAGCAACCATCAACGCGCTTTCAACAAACCCGCAGATGGGTGGTTTGCTACCCTATGATCTGCTGAAAGACGATGGTGGTAGTTTGGTGAAGAAGTATCTGCGGTATAGACCTGAAGTAGCGCAATACTTCGAAGGTTTAGGGTATTTGGATTGGACCTATAGTCCGCTAGAGGAATTGGAAACTTCGAAATATAATGACCAAACTCATAGTCTCCGTATGCATTTAGATGTAAATACTAAATTGACAAGCTGGGCTAATTTCTCCGTGATGGGACAATTACAACGTAAATTGGATAATTCCGAGAATATAGATTTTGTGGATAGTTATAACATGCGCAATGCTATTAATTATGGAACAACCGTCAACGATGATGGGAACTTAGTTTACAATTATCCGGTGGGCGGAAATTTAGGTGTACGCAATTATAACGGGTTTCAATATACGGTGCGCGCGCAAGTGAACATCAATAAGGATTTTGGAAATAATGGACTTGTTAATCTAGCTTTTATAGGCGGTAGTGAAATAAAAGAAAATAGCCATCGATCATCCACTGGAAATTTTATCGGATTTGACCCCTTCACGTTTGTCAATTCTGTTTATAAGCCAAATGATCGATACGATACCATTGATGGTTGGGGGGCAAGTTTCCCTGGAAATGCTACCGTAGGAAAAAATATTACGCGCGCATTATCTTATTATTCCAATACTGCGCTATCAGCTTTTAACAGTAGGTATGTGGTTTCTGGAAGTATTCGTTTTGATGATTTTACGGTGGTAGGAGCGTCACGAGCGCAACGAGCGCAACCGCTTTGGTCTGTCGGAACAAAATGGGATATCAAGAAAGAGGCGTTTATGCAATCCGCAAATTGGGCTGACGCGCTCGCGCTAAGAGTTACTTACGGCGTAAATGGAACAATGCCATTTGGTGTGGGGAGTAAGGTTGTAATCACGACCTCTTCAGACAACCAAACGGGTGAGGGCGTGGCTACAATTGAATCTCCGGCAAACAACCAAATCAGCTGGGAGAAAATAAAGACCCTCAATTTAGGGCTAGACTATGGTCTTTGGGATAACCGCTTACAGTTTACAGTAGACTATTATCAAAAACGCGTTTCCGATATTCTACACAGTTTGCCATTTAATCCGACATACGGTTGGACGCAATTGACCTTCAACAGTGCAACGATGAAAGCGCATGGTGTAGATCTGGGACTGAATGCAAATTGGATCCAGCGTGTCGATTTCCGTTGGTCTAGTATGTTTAACATGGGATTCAATAGCAATGAAGTCAGTGATTCTCGTTTTGAGAAGTTAACAAATGTTTCACAACTAATAGCTGGTTCTAGACCTATCGTAGGCCTTCCTGTGGATTATATGTATGCATACAACTGGGGAGGATTGGATAGTCAAGGACGATCGCAGATCAAAAAAGCAGATGGCAGTATTTTGGCAGTAGATCAAGGAATAAACACGCTAAGCGCGGACGATCTGCTGTTGGTGGGAAGAACAACTCCTCCATATGTGGGCGGTTTGTTTAATACGTTTAATTATAAAGGCATTTCTTTGGGAGTTCGTATGACATACGAATTAGGACATGTAATCCGGAGGCTTTCTGTTCAAAATTATCCGCAATGGAATTTTTATTCAGGAGCTATAGGTATGCAGGCAGATCTAGCACAACGATGGCAGCAAGCAGGGGACGAAGCATCCACAAACATTCCTGCCATTGTCAATGACGGCTGGCAATTTAACAGCGTTTCTCGATATGCCAATGCCAACGAACTGGTAATAAGCGGTAGCCATGTGCGATTACAGCAGGTAGATATCGGATACGTATTGCCTCAGCATATCCTAACTAGAACTCCATTCAAGAGTGTTGCTTTAAATGGAGCTGTGCGTAATCTCGGAATTATTTGGCGTAAAAATAAAGATGGGGTGGATCCTGTTTATCGTGTGACGGATATTTATTCGAGTTTGCCACCAGCTACTTCATTCTTTTTTAGCTTAAATGCTTCTTTTTAA
- a CDS encoding DinB family protein: MVLEYLKQEFEQEVGNTRKLLQAVPAKDIDYKPSDLSWTMGELAQHIATIYYWYVGTLTQNEYDLAADRLERGDVRDIEATKDLFERNVLAAREALNALTEEALGQEWTMKFGDRVLLGPLPRGIVTRGFLFNHIYHHRGEMIVYLRATGNKVPGLYGPTYEDSKG, encoded by the coding sequence ATGGTACTGGAATACCTTAAACAAGAATTTGAGCAGGAAGTAGGCAATACCCGTAAATTGCTGCAGGCAGTTCCTGCAAAAGATATCGACTATAAACCATCCGACCTGTCGTGGACAATGGGCGAGTTGGCACAGCATATCGCGACCATCTATTATTGGTATGTGGGCACGTTGACGCAGAATGAATATGATCTAGCAGCAGATCGATTGGAACGCGGCGACGTTCGTGATATAGAGGCTACCAAAGACTTGTTTGAGCGTAATGTGCTGGCGGCGCGAGAAGCCTTGAACGCGTTAACCGAAGAAGCGCTAGGCCAAGAATGGACCATGAAGTTTGGCGATCGTGTGTTATTGGGACCGTTGCCGCGGGGTATTGTGACACGTGGATTTCTGTTCAACCATATCTACCATCATCGCGGGGAGATGATCGTATACCTGCGTGCTACGGGCAACAAGGTGCCAGGCCTCTATGGCCCAACTTATGAAGATAGTAAAGGCTAA
- a CDS encoding RagB/SusD family nutrient uptake outer membrane protein, producing MKIKDSKLYAVLILVSLLFGSCRKYVEIDTYGSRTLKTTNDYQYLINNRVNFQTTSIMPIISNDDISGTPSQAAANQWGEQVLKAFLWSESFYGDDQQDIGWNNLYKHVYVANEILQGVMESADGSESQKQIIAAEARVHRAFAYFSLVNQYAQIYNPSTAANQLGVPLLLRPDLFQELNRAPLQTVYQQIVTDLEQSIDVLPNRPAINHHPSKLAVYALLTRVYMTMRDFEKAAENADRALALNPELINVADYVDATYPQVIDDPEVILSKLSSGSVTGPINAELVALYDVKDLRLTHFLENNASLNGFKYMKPTKSGSFYAVVGLSTPEIYLNRAEVYARQNNVAKTVELLNALRMKRFRTVDYVALTAADIQSDLLQAVIDERRREFVGTDLRWYDMRRLTLDGAYYKPVERTLNGQTYRLDANSPRFVYPINQEVLTLNPEIGQNPR from the coding sequence ATGAAAATAAAAGATAGTAAACTATATGCAGTTTTGATACTTGTGTCGCTGCTTTTTGGTAGTTGCAGAAAGTATGTGGAAATAGATACTTATGGTTCTCGAACGTTGAAAACAACCAATGATTACCAGTATCTGATAAATAACCGAGTTAATTTTCAGACCACGAGTATTATGCCGATTATCTCGAATGATGACATTTCTGGTACACCTTCTCAAGCAGCCGCAAATCAATGGGGCGAGCAGGTGTTGAAAGCATTTCTTTGGAGTGAAAGTTTTTATGGGGACGATCAACAAGATATAGGATGGAACAACTTGTACAAACACGTGTATGTGGCGAATGAGATATTGCAAGGTGTCATGGAGAGTGCAGACGGCAGTGAAAGTCAGAAGCAGATAATCGCTGCAGAAGCTAGAGTACATCGTGCATTTGCTTATTTTTCTTTAGTTAACCAATATGCGCAGATTTATAATCCTTCAACGGCGGCAAACCAGCTCGGCGTACCTTTGTTGTTGCGCCCAGATCTTTTTCAAGAGCTGAATAGAGCTCCTTTGCAAACTGTTTATCAACAAATAGTTACGGATCTTGAGCAATCTATCGATGTATTGCCTAATCGTCCGGCGATAAATCACCATCCATCTAAACTTGCTGTTTACGCATTGTTGACTCGTGTGTATATGACAATGCGCGACTTTGAAAAAGCCGCGGAGAATGCTGATAGAGCACTAGCTTTGAACCCAGAATTGATTAATGTAGCTGACTATGTCGATGCCACATATCCGCAGGTGATCGATGATCCTGAAGTGATTCTTTCCAAGCTGAGTTCTGGTAGTGTGACAGGCCCAATAAATGCTGAATTAGTTGCCTTATACGATGTTAAGGATCTCCGTCTCACACATTTTCTGGAAAATAATGCGAGCTTAAATGGCTTCAAATATATGAAGCCGACTAAATCCGGATCGTTCTACGCAGTAGTGGGGCTAAGCACACCAGAAATTTACTTAAACCGTGCCGAAGTGTATGCCAGGCAAAACAATGTGGCCAAAACAGTGGAACTGCTAAACGCGCTACGTATGAAACGTTTTAGAACGGTAGATTATGTTGCACTCACAGCAGCCGATATACAGAGCGATCTCCTACAGGCAGTAATTGATGAGCGTAGACGGGAATTTGTCGGTACAGATTTACGTTGGTACGATATGCGTCGATTGACGTTAGATGGAGCATATTACAAACCTGTAGAACGAACGCTAAACGGGCAAACCTATAGATTGGACGCGAATAGTCCACGTTTTGTTTATCCTATAAATCAGGAAGTGCTCACACTTAACCCCGAAATCGGACAGAATCCTAGATAG
- a CDS encoding TlpA family protein disulfide reductase, with the protein MKKQLFFLLLMFAQVVLYAQPRYSSSVFKPQQPKVNAGVQIVYDAKGKDLEFSDEVQAALFMYDNLQWKRVNISLAKDAQGLWVGEVPLTPATAFVAVKFFQGDSNQPDAADNNADKGYAVALQAADGKPLAGAFLAEAGFQNPIIAGGIFYGYYSEDPKASDAAYLKSLAAKEQAISGKQYIAYFESWMKLQQLALGDAFPAYASTFIQDALKDKTLKDETLGVFYTYAHSRLKDERLATLIEGRVKKDFPQGATARFMAYNKTKGSSPDRAEVIASFEDFLASFPIEQWRKNPNGQGFIYYAVYRGLGSSYFDSKQFDKFTALYNDLDFRTGNELMRWNIMRAYMFKMVGQDTLYNISEAILPKLIARKDDGSYLNDFDTREKADSNMLRQLDDRLFTHISLLNDLKKYQEARKYFLALSEAGKYSNAELNEINMQVLEGLEDDKQLLPLLEMSARENAMTPKMFDKLKALYLEQHDGQDAGYAAYLAGLKSDEEKAEMKAYVDQHWVNHPMPLFRLEDADGLFVTPEDWKGKIVVVDFWATWCRPCIMAFPGMQLLVDKYAKDQDVAIYMLGTMQTGDYKNKSVNYVRGEGYRFNLLHDAVNPKTNEQDLVFKQLVPLFGDSSIPRKIVVKDGKVRYCSGGYSGSPSKLMDELSLAIETLRNEK; encoded by the coding sequence ATGAAAAAGCAACTATTTTTTTTGCTGTTGATGTTTGCGCAGGTTGTGCTTTATGCACAACCCCGCTATAGCAGCAGCGTTTTTAAGCCGCAACAGCCCAAGGTCAACGCCGGGGTACAGATCGTGTATGATGCCAAAGGCAAAGACTTGGAATTTAGTGATGAGGTGCAAGCCGCCTTGTTTATGTATGATAACTTGCAATGGAAGCGCGTAAATATCAGCTTAGCGAAAGATGCGCAGGGATTGTGGGTAGGCGAGGTTCCCCTTACGCCGGCAACAGCCTTTGTAGCAGTGAAATTTTTTCAAGGCGATAGCAACCAGCCTGATGCCGCAGATAACAATGCCGACAAAGGCTATGCGGTGGCGCTGCAAGCTGCAGATGGCAAACCTTTGGCAGGAGCCTTTTTGGCGGAAGCGGGTTTCCAAAACCCGATTATCGCAGGCGGTATTTTCTACGGCTACTACAGTGAAGATCCCAAGGCTTCGGATGCAGCCTACCTAAAGTCGCTAGCGGCAAAGGAACAGGCCATATCTGGAAAGCAATATATAGCATACTTTGAGTCGTGGATGAAGCTGCAGCAGTTGGCACTGGGAGATGCCTTTCCCGCATACGCCTCAACCTTTATACAGGATGCCTTAAAGGACAAAACCTTAAAGGATGAAACACTAGGTGTTTTCTATACCTATGCCCATTCCAGGCTGAAAGACGAGCGCCTTGCGACGCTGATCGAAGGGCGCGTGAAGAAAGACTTTCCGCAAGGAGCCACAGCGCGTTTTATGGCCTACAACAAGACCAAGGGCAGTAGCCCTGATCGAGCAGAGGTGATCGCCTCATTCGAAGATTTTTTGGCGAGTTTCCCGATTGAGCAATGGCGCAAAAATCCGAATGGGCAAGGCTTTATCTACTATGCCGTTTATCGCGGACTGGGCTCGTCTTACTTTGATTCCAAGCAGTTTGATAAGTTTACCGCGCTGTACAACGATCTTGATTTTAGGACGGGCAATGAGCTGATGCGCTGGAATATTATGCGGGCCTATATGTTTAAGATGGTGGGGCAAGACACGCTGTACAATATTTCTGAAGCGATCTTGCCGAAGCTGATTGCGCGCAAGGATGATGGCTCCTACCTGAACGATTTTGATACGCGCGAGAAGGCCGACTCGAATATGTTGCGTCAGCTGGACGACCGCTTGTTTACCCATATTTCCTTGTTGAACGACCTGAAAAAATACCAAGAGGCACGGAAGTACTTTTTGGCACTATCCGAAGCCGGAAAATACAGCAACGCCGAGCTAAACGAGATAAACATGCAGGTGCTAGAAGGTTTGGAGGATGATAAGCAATTGCTACCCTTGCTGGAGATGAGTGCGCGCGAAAATGCGATGACACCGAAAATGTTCGACAAACTAAAAGCCTTGTACCTCGAGCAGCATGATGGACAGGATGCTGGCTATGCGGCTTACTTGGCCGGTCTGAAATCGGATGAAGAGAAAGCCGAAATGAAAGCTTATGTGGATCAACATTGGGTAAACCACCCCATGCCTCTATTTCGGCTGGAAGATGCTGACGGACTTTTTGTAACACCGGAAGATTGGAAAGGAAAGATTGTGGTGGTAGACTTTTGGGCCACTTGGTGCCGTCCTTGTATCATGGCTTTTCCCGGCATGCAGCTGTTGGTGGATAAATATGCCAAAGATCAGGATGTAGCCATCTACATGCTGGGAACGATGCAAACGGGCGACTACAAGAATAAATCGGTGAACTATGTGCGTGGGGAGGGCTACCGCTTTAACCTGCTGCATGATGCGGTAAACCCAAAGACCAATGAGCAGGATCTTGTTTTTAAACAATTGGTGCCGCTATTCGGCGACTCGTCCATCCCGCGTAAGATCGTGGTGAAGGATGGTAAGGTGCGCTACTGCTCGGGTGGTTATTCCGGAAGCCCAAGTAAGCTGATGGATGAACTATCGTTGGCCATAGAGACATTAAGAAACGAAAAATAA
- a CDS encoding TlpA disulfide reductase family protein has translation MKNMKWALMLAFALPALGFAQQNYTLQGQVAKLNKPAKAFLRLKYDGKEQIDSVEMKNGKFEFKGSIPSPMEAHLRIIHDDLPFDPSKPAKQDILPFLIEGANIKFVSKDSIQNAKITGSPLNAENEKVNNMLKPIYDQYETLNNEYKSKSLADQQDPKYIQSLEERADAIQQQTIDAKMDYVAKNPKSYMALMAFNSTLPPEFDAIQAEKVFATLDPSLQNSILGKELAERIALLKKTSEGVEAQDFTQPDVDGKPVKLSDYRGKYVLIDFWASWCAPCRRENPNLVKSYAKYQKNGFEILGVSMDKAADKAKWLKAIQDDGLTWKQVGDLKGWDNEAGKLYDIKAIPMNFLVDPNGKIIAKYLRGEELDKKLSEIFGE, from the coding sequence ATGAAAAATATGAAATGGGCATTGATGCTTGCCTTTGCACTTCCGGCGCTGGGCTTCGCACAGCAAAATTATACATTACAAGGTCAGGTTGCTAAATTGAACAAGCCCGCCAAAGCTTTTTTGAGATTGAAGTATGATGGCAAGGAACAGATCGACTCTGTTGAGATGAAAAACGGTAAATTCGAGTTTAAGGGAAGCATCCCTTCGCCGATGGAGGCGCATCTACGCATTATCCATGATGATCTACCTTTTGATCCGTCGAAGCCTGCAAAGCAGGATATCTTACCGTTTTTGATTGAAGGAGCGAACATCAAATTTGTGTCTAAAGACTCCATACAAAACGCCAAAATTACGGGCTCGCCTTTGAACGCGGAAAATGAGAAAGTGAATAATATGTTGAAGCCTATATACGACCAATATGAGACCTTGAACAACGAGTACAAGTCGAAGTCGCTAGCAGACCAACAGGATCCTAAATACATCCAATCGTTGGAAGAGCGTGCGGACGCTATACAGCAACAAACAATTGATGCCAAAATGGACTATGTGGCCAAAAATCCGAAGAGCTACATGGCCTTGATGGCCTTCAACTCCACATTGCCGCCAGAGTTTGACGCTATCCAAGCCGAGAAGGTTTTTGCTACGCTAGATCCGAGCTTGCAAAACTCCATTCTTGGAAAAGAGCTTGCAGAGCGTATTGCCTTGTTGAAGAAAACAAGCGAGGGCGTGGAAGCGCAAGACTTCACGCAGCCTGATGTAGATGGCAAACCGGTGAAGCTATCGGACTACCGCGGTAAGTATGTTTTAATTGACTTTTGGGCATCTTGGTGTGCACCTTGCCGACGCGAAAATCCAAACTTGGTGAAATCCTATGCGAAATACCAAAAAAATGGTTTTGAAATCTTGGGCGTTTCTATGGATAAGGCTGCCGATAAAGCCAAATGGTTGAAAGCTATCCAAGATGATGGGTTGACTTGGAAACAGGTGGGCGACCTTAAAGGTTGGGACAACGAAGCAGGCAAGCTATATGATATCAAAGCAATCCCGATGAACTTCTTGGTCGATCCTAATGGAAAGATCATTGCTAAGTACCTGCGTGGTGAAGAATTGGATAAGAAACTTTCCGAAATATTCGGAGAATAG